The following proteins come from a genomic window of Companilactobacillus pabuli:
- a CDS encoding GNAT family N-acetyltransferase translates to MIIREAILDDAPAIQKINISSLDYHFPLDKTIQQLKKILSLPNSKIFVAVSNTEVLGYIQMSDYENTYHESLKNIITLAVDGDHQDEGIGSKLIEHAEKWAKEDGSMGIRLVSGFERDSGHKFYEKHGYEIRKKEINYIKWWNK, encoded by the coding sequence ATGATTATAAGAGAAGCCATTTTAGACGATGCACCTGCTATACAAAAAATAAATATCAGTAGTTTGGATTATCATTTTCCATTGGACAAAACAATTCAACAACTTAAAAAGATTTTATCCTTACCCAATTCAAAAATATTTGTGGCTGTTTCTAATACTGAAGTACTCGGCTACATTCAAATGAGTGATTACGAGAACACATATCATGAAAGCCTTAAGAACATTATCACTCTTGCAGTTGATGGAGATCACCAAGATGAAGGCATTGGTTCAAAATTGATTGAACATGCTGAAAAGTGGGCCAAAGAAGATGGCAGTATGGGAATTAGACTGGTCTCTGGATTTGAGCGTGATTCAGGTCATAAATTTTATGAAAAACACGGTTATGAAATCCGAAAAAAGGAAATCAATTATATTAAATGGTGGAATAAATAA
- a CDS encoding 2-hydroxyacid dehydrogenase family protein, translated as MSKVFIAGKIPDKAVALMKAANLTVDMYTGDKLISTETLKENIVDSDFLITPLSTQVNRDVLNHASKLKLIANFGAGTNNIDINYAKKLGIPVTNTPIVSTVSTAESTVGLIIGLMHRIAEGDHLMRTTGFNGWAPLFFLGHELQGKTLGIIGLGQIGQAVAKRMHAFDMPILYTQRHRLPISREVELGAKFVSQDELLANSDVVSLHLPLNEHTKHLLGADEFKQMKSSAVLINAARGPIIDESALTEALKQHIIAGAALDVYEHEPKVSEELKQMKNVLLTPHLGNATIEARDAMAVIVAENVIAAANDQPIKYIVNNI; from the coding sequence ATGTCAAAGGTATTTATTGCGGGAAAAATTCCGGATAAAGCAGTTGCTTTAATGAAAGCAGCTAATTTAACAGTTGATATGTATACTGGTGATAAATTAATTAGTACAGAAACTTTAAAAGAAAACATAGTTGATAGTGATTTTCTAATTACACCACTTTCAACACAAGTTAATCGTGATGTACTAAATCATGCATCTAAGCTGAAATTAATTGCTAATTTTGGTGCTGGTACTAATAATATTGATATAAATTATGCAAAAAAATTAGGAATACCAGTGACGAATACGCCGATCGTATCAACTGTTTCAACGGCAGAGTCTACTGTTGGATTAATTATCGGATTGATGCATCGAATTGCTGAAGGTGACCATTTGATGAGAACGACCGGTTTTAATGGTTGGGCACCATTGTTTTTTCTAGGACATGAATTGCAAGGTAAAACTTTAGGAATCATTGGCTTAGGTCAAATTGGGCAAGCTGTTGCCAAGAGAATGCATGCCTTTGATATGCCGATTCTTTATACGCAACGCCATCGTCTACCAATTAGTCGTGAGGTGGAACTCGGTGCAAAATTCGTTTCTCAGGATGAACTTCTTGCTAATTCTGATGTTGTGAGTTTGCATTTGCCATTAAATGAACATACAAAACATTTATTAGGAGCAGATGAATTTAAACAAATGAAGTCGAGTGCAGTTTTGATCAATGCTGCTCGTGGCCCCATTATTGATGAGTCGGCTTTGACTGAAGCTTTAAAGCAACACATTATTGCTGGAGCAGCTTTAGACGTTTACGAACATGAACCTAAAGTGTCAGAAGAATTAAAGCAAATGAAAAATGTCTTGCTGACACCTCATTTAGGAAATGCTACTATTGAAGCTCGTGATGCGATGGCAGTGATTGTTGCAGAAAATGTAATAGCTGCAGCCAACGACCAACCAATTAAATATATTGTTAACAATATATAA
- a CDS encoding cation-translocating P-type ATPase, translated as MKKNQLQSSYANEPLDKLLQDLKTSKNGLSQIEADNRKNKYGPNTIHRNQQKSQLKAFLKNFASLMAMLLWVSGLIAILTGSIELGIAIWLVNIINGLFSFWQEHKAQKATDSLMAMLPTYTRVFRNGKIEQLNSKEIVPGDVFQLQAGNSVPADARLLEATSIQVDQSALTGETVPESKTVKFKNGEGKFSESNIVYAGTTVGSGDGKAVVLATGMNTEFGKIASLTQKQNTTASPLQQELNRLTKQISLIAIAVGLVFFVAAILFVHHPIAQSFVFALGMIVAFIPEGLLPTVTLSLAQAVQRMAKKHALVKDLNSVETLGETSVICSDKTGTLTQNQMTVNHIWLMGNVYTVTGQGYINNGQLKQENKAVNYHDDPALIQLLRVSTFNNDTTVELSSEKKPKILGTPTEAALVIMAQKAGFDTSKELKQMPRVKELPFDSDRKRMTTIHQTKDKLFVAVKGSLDGLLQQCTKIQINGDIRPITADDIKKINQANKNYATKGLRSLAITYKTIDFKDKSQIDNLNADNTENDLIFLGLTVMADPPRPEIYDAVKKCHDASIKIIMVTGDSEITAKSVAVKIGITSDKARVVTGTELDQMNSKDLKQALQGEVIFARVAPEQKYKIVSTLQEMGQIVASTGDGVNDAPALKKANIGVAMGVTGTDVAKDAANMILTDDNFASIVAAIEEGRTVYSNIQKFLLYIFNSNVPEAIPSALFLLSRGLIPLPLTVLQILAVDLGTDMLPALGLGSEQPEPGIMNQKPRAHNSHLLNKHLILTAFAWYGAIASLVSTIAYFFVNYQNGWPMKDLMSSGIVYNRATTMTLAAIIFCQIAAALNCQTKYTSVFKLGIFNNHRVWAGIVFEVILLAILVYTPGIQEVFNTAPLQINDWIFLVIVPIPIFLIEELRKLIARRKYNH; from the coding sequence ATGAAGAAAAATCAATTGCAATCATCATATGCAAATGAACCTTTGGATAAATTATTACAAGACTTAAAAACTTCTAAAAATGGACTTAGTCAAATAGAAGCAGACAACCGGAAAAATAAGTATGGTCCTAATACAATTCACAGAAACCAACAGAAATCTCAACTAAAAGCCTTTCTCAAGAACTTTGCTAGTCTCATGGCGATGTTACTTTGGGTCAGTGGTCTAATTGCTATTTTGACTGGATCAATTGAATTGGGAATCGCCATTTGGTTAGTTAACATCATTAACGGCCTCTTTAGTTTTTGGCAAGAACATAAAGCTCAAAAAGCTACTGATTCCTTGATGGCAATGTTACCTACTTATACTAGAGTTTTTCGCAACGGCAAAATCGAACAACTAAATTCTAAGGAAATTGTTCCCGGTGATGTGTTTCAATTACAAGCTGGTAATTCAGTCCCTGCCGATGCTAGATTGCTTGAGGCCACCTCGATTCAAGTCGACCAATCTGCTTTGACTGGTGAAACCGTTCCAGAATCTAAAACCGTTAAATTCAAAAACGGGGAAGGAAAATTTTCAGAATCCAATATAGTTTATGCAGGAACAACTGTTGGCTCTGGAGATGGCAAAGCAGTAGTTTTAGCAACCGGTATGAATACCGAATTTGGCAAAATTGCTTCATTGACTCAGAAACAAAATACAACTGCTAGCCCTTTACAACAAGAGTTAAATCGTCTAACTAAACAAATTTCTTTGATTGCGATTGCCGTTGGTTTGGTCTTCTTCGTTGCTGCCATTCTTTTTGTACACCATCCCATCGCGCAATCATTTGTTTTTGCATTAGGCATGATAGTAGCCTTTATTCCCGAAGGTTTGTTGCCAACCGTAACTTTGTCTTTAGCACAAGCAGTTCAACGGATGGCTAAAAAACATGCTTTAGTAAAAGATTTAAATAGTGTCGAAACTCTAGGAGAAACTAGCGTCATCTGTTCAGATAAAACTGGTACTTTGACCCAAAATCAAATGACCGTTAATCACATTTGGCTCATGGGCAATGTTTACACTGTCACCGGCCAAGGCTACATAAATAATGGTCAACTCAAACAAGAAAATAAAGCTGTAAATTATCACGATGATCCTGCCTTAATTCAATTATTAAGAGTTTCTACCTTTAATAATGATACGACTGTGGAATTATCTTCTGAAAAAAAGCCCAAAATTCTTGGAACTCCAACTGAGGCGGCTTTAGTCATCATGGCTCAAAAAGCTGGCTTTGATACAAGTAAAGAATTAAAGCAAATGCCTAGAGTAAAAGAATTGCCTTTCGACTCTGATCGTAAAAGAATGACAACTATTCACCAGACAAAAGATAAATTATTCGTTGCTGTAAAAGGTTCACTTGATGGACTACTACAACAATGCACCAAAATTCAAATCAACGGTGACATCAGACCGATTACCGCAGACGATATTAAAAAAATCAATCAAGCTAATAAAAATTATGCTACAAAAGGATTGCGTTCATTAGCTATTACATACAAAACAATTGATTTTAAGGACAAAAGCCAAATCGATAATCTAAATGCTGACAATACGGAAAACGATTTGATTTTTCTCGGTTTAACAGTAATGGCTGATCCACCTCGTCCAGAAATTTACGATGCCGTTAAAAAATGCCACGATGCCAGCATTAAAATCATTATGGTAACTGGTGACAGTGAAATCACCGCCAAATCTGTTGCCGTAAAAATTGGTATTACTAGTGACAAAGCCCGTGTTGTTACAGGAACAGAATTAGATCAAATGAATTCAAAGGATTTAAAGCAAGCATTACAAGGTGAAGTAATTTTTGCTAGAGTTGCTCCCGAACAAAAATATAAAATTGTTTCTACTTTACAAGAAATGGGTCAAATTGTTGCTTCAACTGGTGATGGTGTCAACGATGCTCCAGCTTTGAAGAAAGCTAACATTGGGGTCGCAATGGGTGTTACTGGAACCGACGTCGCAAAAGATGCTGCCAATATGATTTTGACCGACGATAATTTTGCTTCAATCGTTGCAGCTATTGAGGAAGGTCGTACTGTTTACAGTAATATTCAAAAATTCTTGTTGTACATTTTCAATTCAAATGTCCCTGAAGCTATTCCCTCAGCACTTTTCCTACTTAGTCGTGGATTGATTCCTTTGCCATTGACCGTCTTGCAAATTTTAGCAGTCGACTTGGGTACCGATATGTTACCAGCTCTAGGACTAGGTTCTGAACAACCAGAGCCCGGTATTATGAATCAAAAACCAAGAGCTCACAATTCTCACTTGCTCAATAAGCATTTGATTTTAACAGCTTTCGCTTGGTATGGTGCTATTGCCTCATTGGTTTCTACCATCGCTTACTTTTTCGTCAACTACCAAAATGGTTGGCCAATGAAAGATCTCATGAGTTCAGGAATCGTTTATAATCGTGCTACCACAATGACTTTAGCCGCCATTATTTTCTGTCAAATTGCGGCCGCATTAAATTGTCAAACCAAATATACTTCAGTCTTTAAATTAGGAATTTTCAACAACCATCGTGTTTGGGCCGGAATTGTTTTCGAAGTAATCCTGTTGGCAATTCTCGTCTATACACCTGGAATTCAAGAAGTCTTCAATACAGCTCCTTTGCAAATAAATGACTGGATTTTTCTAGTGATTGTTCCTATTCCAATCTTTTTGATTGA